In the Advenella kashmirensis WT001 genome, one interval contains:
- a CDS encoding VOC family protein, which translates to MKPHITVLTLGVDDLEKSLAFYRDGLGLATNGIIGTEFENGAVVFFDLHKGLKLALWPRKSLAADTGLPVTPRSSLELSIGHNVDSKEEVDRIMQEAQAAGAALIKPAQDTFYGGYAGYFSDPDGHLWEVVWNPGLATLG; encoded by the coding sequence ATGAAACCCCATATCACCGTTCTGACACTGGGCGTGGATGATCTGGAGAAGTCCCTGGCTTTTTATCGGGATGGACTGGGCCTGGCCACCAATGGCATTATCGGTACCGAATTCGAAAACGGCGCCGTGGTATTTTTCGACCTGCACAAGGGCCTGAAACTGGCCCTGTGGCCAAGAAAGAGCCTGGCAGCAGACACCGGGTTGCCCGTCACGCCCCGTTCATCACTTGAGCTGAGCATTGGACACAACGTGGACAGCAAAGAAGAAGTCGATCGCATTATGCAGGAAGCGCAAGCGGCCGGCGCCGCCCTCATCAAGCCGGCACAGGATACCTTTTACGGTGGCTATGCCGGCTATTTTTCTGATCCGGACGGTCATCTCTGGGAAGTTGTCTGGAATCCCGGGTTGGCAACACTGGGTTAG
- a CDS encoding DUF2946 family protein has protein sequence MNRETGIRMTAWLGILAVCLAVFMPGVNALKNRYQASVNDIFTADICYGAQAVQGPAVALNSTGSPVLVVSHHSAHADADEVTADVITAHASHGKMPTSFAPPAGSDSPASPDHGADHAAECLYCGFFTHHLPLLYSANLPTMSYGFVSRIAPQHQHASYYAQPAFVPLSRAPPILS, from the coding sequence ATGAACCGAGAGACAGGCATTCGCATGACCGCGTGGCTGGGCATACTCGCCGTATGCCTGGCTGTGTTCATGCCTGGCGTCAATGCATTGAAAAACCGCTATCAGGCCAGTGTCAACGACATTTTTACGGCGGATATCTGTTATGGTGCGCAGGCTGTCCAGGGGCCTGCAGTGGCCCTGAACAGCACGGGGTCACCCGTGTTGGTGGTCAGTCATCATAGCGCGCATGCTGACGCAGATGAAGTCACCGCAGATGTGATCACCGCGCACGCCTCACATGGCAAGATGCCGACATCGTTCGCGCCCCCGGCCGGTAGTGATTCGCCAGCCTCGCCTGATCACGGTGCCGATCACGCTGCCGAATGTCTTTATTGTGGCTTCTTCACCCATCATCTGCCGCTACTGTACAGCGCAAACCTGCCGACCATGTCCTATGGTTTTGTCAGCCGGATAGCGCCGCAGCATCAGCATGCATCTTATTATGCGCAGCCGGCCTTTGTGCCGCTGTCTCGCGCGCCTCCGATACTTTCCTAA
- a CDS encoding PepSY-associated TM helix domain-containing protein → MMSRTQHSTADAADAAAALPKARYAMLWRWHFYAALFVMPLLIVLGITGTIYLYKPQIEAVAYKSQLYVTPQTSPRLPQQTLYEIAQDSTPGGVPILTAEIHNAPDRSAQFTYLDPVDGKSSIFLDPYTGETLGKMPTLNFNATYWIGLARQIHRGLLLGKTGEVLMELAACWTLIMIGTGVALWWPRRKKGLKQAMIPDVKKKGRPFWREIHATMGIMLAAGAVFFVMSGLPWTSTWGAQFKQLVAQVNLGYPPDPPGSTSQAHEGHEGHDAGAAAPALVQDLPLEHTAWGAGLLPVPQSRSAPQQQGASAHADHQRQSQQAHEGHKAQQVTTIMLLMLPTWQTQVMRWQCLATIAA, encoded by the coding sequence ATGATGTCCCGTACGCAACACTCTACGGCCGATGCTGCTGATGCGGCCGCCGCCTTGCCGAAGGCCCGCTACGCCATGCTCTGGCGCTGGCATTTTTATGCGGCCCTGTTTGTCATGCCGTTGCTGATCGTGCTTGGCATTACCGGCACTATTTATCTGTACAAGCCTCAAATTGAGGCGGTGGCCTACAAATCACAGCTTTACGTCACACCTCAGACTTCGCCCAGGCTACCGCAACAAACGCTTTATGAAATTGCCCAGGACAGTACGCCTGGCGGCGTGCCGATTCTGACGGCAGAGATTCATAATGCACCGGATCGCAGCGCGCAGTTTACATATTTGGATCCGGTGGACGGCAAATCCAGTATTTTTCTGGATCCGTATACCGGCGAGACATTGGGCAAAATGCCCACGCTCAACTTCAACGCAACCTACTGGATCGGCCTGGCGCGCCAGATCCATCGCGGTCTGCTGCTGGGTAAAACCGGAGAAGTGTTGATGGAGCTGGCGGCCTGCTGGACGCTGATCATGATCGGCACCGGAGTGGCGCTATGGTGGCCCCGTCGCAAAAAAGGCCTGAAACAGGCCATGATTCCAGATGTGAAGAAAAAGGGCCGCCCGTTCTGGCGTGAAATTCACGCAACAATGGGCATTATGCTGGCTGCCGGCGCGGTGTTTTTTGTCATGTCGGGGCTACCCTGGACCAGTACCTGGGGAGCGCAGTTCAAGCAGCTGGTGGCGCAAGTCAATTTGGGCTATCCGCCGGATCCGCCCGGCAGTACGTCGCAGGCGCATGAAGGACATGAGGGACATGACGCAGGCGCAGCGGCGCCAGCCCTTGTGCAGGATCTGCCGCTGGAGCATACGGCCTGGGGGGCCGGTTTGCTGCCTGTGCCGCAATCGCGTTCAGCGCCGCAACAGCAGGGTGCTTCAGCGCATGCGGACCATCAGCGCCAGTCTCAGCAGGCACACGAGGGGCATAAGGCGCAGCAGGTCACGACAATCATGCTGCTCATGTTGCCAACATGGCAGACGCAAGTCATGCGATGGCAATGCCTGGCGACCATAGCAGCATGA